In Lacerta agilis isolate rLacAgi1 chromosome 8, rLacAgi1.pri, whole genome shotgun sequence, one genomic interval encodes:
- the LOC117052163 gene encoding short-chain dehydrogenase/reductase family 9C member 7-like, producing MDQPLCRSVLITGANRGIGLGLVQGLLAASPCPEVIIATCRCPESAQELQKLCKQYSNIRVLPLDVVSENSIKETVKKVEDIVGEKGLNCLINNAGINVFGSLEDVTMEAMLTTFKTNTVAQLMLSKVRTQSVNLASTVFAWGD from the exons ATGGATCAACCGCTTTGCCGCTCCGTGCTCATCACCGGCGCCAACCGGGGCATCGGCCTGGGCTTGGTCCAGGGGCTCCTGGCTGCCTCCCCCTGCCCAGAAGTCATCATCGCCACCTGCCGGTGCCCTGAAAGCGCTCAG gAGCTGCAGAAACTCTGCAAGCAGTACAGCAACATCAGGGTTCTGCCGCTTG ACGTGGTTTCCGAAAACAGCATCAAGGAAACGGTCAAGAAGGTGGAAGACATTGTTGGGGAGAAAGGGCTGAACTGCCTGATCAACAACGCCGGCATCAATGTATTCGGCTCTCTGGAAGATGTCACCATGGAAGCCATGCTCACGACCTTCAAGACTAACACTGTTGCCCAGCTAATGCTCTCCAAAGTAAGAACACAGTCGGTAAATCTGGCATCTACAGTGTTTGCCTGGGGCGATTAG